The Lepidochelys kempii isolate rLepKem1 chromosome 2, rLepKem1.hap2, whole genome shotgun sequence genomic interval CACCCTggggctacagccacagcccgggggctacagccacaccctgggggctacagccacagcccgagggggctacagccacagcccgggggctacagccacagcccAGAGGCTACAGCCACACCCTggggctacagccacagcccAGGGGGCCACAGCCACAGCCCGGGGGCTACAGCCACACCCTGGGGCCACAGCCACAGCCCAGGGGGCCACAGCCACAGCCTgggggctacagccacagcccGAGGGGGCTATAGCCACACCCTGGGGCTACAGCCACACCCTGGGTGCCACAGCCACAGCCCgggggctacagccacagcccAGAGGCTACAGCCACACCCTggggctacagccacagcccgggggctacagccacaccctggggctacagccacagcccgggggctacagccacagcccgagggggctacagccacagcccgggggctacagccacagcccAGAGGCTACAGCCACACCCTggggctacagccacagcccAGGGGGCCACAGCCACAGCCTggggctacagccacagcccgggggctacagccacagcccaggggctacagccacagcccgagggggctacagccacagcccGGGGGCCACAGCCACAGCCCGAGGGGGCCACAGCCACAGCCTGGGTGCCACAGCCACAGCCCGgggggctacagccacagcccGGGGGCTACAGACACAGCCCGAGGGGGCCACAGCCACAGCTCGAGGGGGCCACAGCCACAGCCTGGGTGCCACAGACACAGCCCGAGGGGGCCACAGCCACAGCCCAGGGGGCCACAGCCACAGCCCAAGGgggggctacagccacagcccGAGGGGGGGCTACAGCCGCAGCCCGAgggggctacagccacagcccagggggctacagccacaccctggggctacagccacagcctgggggctacagccacagcccgagggggctacagccacagcccagggggccacagccacagcccaagggggggctacagccacagcccgagggggctacagccacagcccgggggctacagccacaccctggggctacagccacagcccgagggggctacagccacaccctggggctacagccacagcccAGGGGGCCACAGCCACAGCCCGGGGGCAACAGCCACACCCTGGGGCTACAGCCACACCCTGGGTGCCACAGCCACAGCCCgggggctacagccacagcccAGAGGCTACAGCCACACCCTggggctacagccacagcccgagggggctacagccacagcccgggggctacagccacagcccAGGGGGCCACAGCCACACCCTGGGGCTACAGCCACACCCTGGGTGCCACAGCCACAGCCCgggggctacagccacagcccAGAGGCTACAGCCACACCCTggggctacagccacagcccgagggggctacagccacaccctggggctacagccacagcccAGGGGGCCACAGCCACACCCTGGGGCTACAGCCACACCCTGGGTGCCACAGCCACAGCCCgggggctacagccacagcccAGAGGCTACAGCCACACCCTggggctacagccacagcccgggggctacagccacagcccGAGGGGGCTACAGCCACACCCAGGGGGCCACAGCCACAGCCCAggggctacagccacagcccgggggctacagccacagcccGGGGGGGGCAACAGCCACACCCTggggctacagccacagcccGGGGGCTACCGCCACAGCCCGAgggggctacagccacagcccgagggggctacagccacagcccGGGGGGCCACAGCCACAGCCCAGGGGGCCACAGCCACAGCCTGGGTGCCACAGACACAGCCCGgggggctacagccacagcccGGGGGCTACAGACACAGCCCGAGGGGGCCACAGCCACAGCCCAGGGGGCCACAGCCACAGCCCGAGGgggggctacagccacagcccgagggggctacagccacagcccaagggggctacagccacagcccagggctacagccacagcccggggggctacagccacagcccgagggggctacagccacaccctggggctacagccacagcccAGGGGGCCACAGCCACAGCCTGGGTGCCACAGACACAGCCCGgggggctacagccacagcccgagggggctacagccacagcccgggggctacagccacaccctggggctacagccacagcccGGGGGCTACAGCCACACCCTGGGTGCCACAGCCACAACCCGAGGGGGCTACAGCCACACCCTggggctacagccacagcccGGGTGCAGCCTCTGGCCAGCCTGTCCCCTGCAGAGGGAGATGCAGGCGCAGAAGGGAGGAATGACACAGCAGTCCTAGGAACTCATTAAGAAGGAACCATGGAGCTGGGCAGGCAGCCGATTGCCCCGCTCCCGCTACAGGCAGACAAAGCGCCTCTGTTATCCCCTAGGGTCTCACAGGCTCCATGTGCTTTACACAAAGACCAGCACAGAAACCCAGGAATGCCGCCAGTCAGCCTGGTCCCAGGGTCAGCTTCCTCCTCAGCCCACAGGCAGCAGGCAGAAGGGCACTGGAGAGCACAGCATGGAGGCTCCAAAACCTGGCAGGGGAAGGGTGGAGGATGCATGGACAGACACTGCCCTCTGGGCCTGAGCTGCTTGATCTAATCTCACGTCCTCCAACAGCAGCCAGAGCTCACTTGGAGGCTCAACCCCTGCTCTCCGCTGGGTGCTCTGGGTGATCGCAGAGGGTCAGCTCCCAGGGGAGTCACAGGGGTTCGGCTGGGAGCACTAGGGGGAATGGGCAGGATGCCCTGTCTAGGGAAAGGCGGCGGGGTGCTCTACATCATCAGCACCTCCCCTGACTCATTCGAGGTGCCACGTTCATTCATACATTTGAACCTGGGATGAATAAACACAGAGCAAGCGACTCCCAGAAAATGGGGACGATGCCGGGAAGTAACAAAGGGAGATGGATGGAGGTGGTGAGGAGCTGTTCAACAGGAGCCATGCAGACTCGTACCAGGCAGCTTCCATCTGCGGGGGCAGGAATCTCCCAgtatccccccccacacacacacacacacaccccccttcccAGCCAGTGCAGCTTGAGCAGCTTTGGGGATCCTAACAGAGGCTGTTCACAACTTGGGCTCAGAAAGTAAATGTGGGCCTGGCTCTGCCTGCATCCTAGCAGACAGCCCTCCCTCGGTGACGGGGCCTGTCACACCAGAGCTGGCTCTGCCCTCGTCccagtgtaagcagggtctgaaggcgttctcccctgacagctagctgggagggggagagacttcaggagcaaacggtatttacatgaacacacctactctgcttagatatccaACAGACAGAGCGGTGTTGGGTgttggggcacagatcactttaGTAccgaatgcaggggtagtgacatgatgttatcaatgttgttgtctttattgtatgaataaaggggagcagaactgtgcttaacatggcccaaatgagggggtcaccctcagctggaAGGACCTTGTTAGGCCTggggctcaaatgccagagcCCAGAGAAAGTAAAAGGGGAGGGGACAGGTATCTCAGCTAGGTGGTATGGACTCTCCCTAGGGGTCCCTAGTCTGGTTCCTCTGCGCTGTCCAAAGATAGAGCTAAATGGAGCctcattaggagccttttgttatgTTAAGTGTTTAATAACAGCTGAAAACACTTGTGGTGGGGCAGGGTTTCTACCCAGCCTGCTGAGAGCTAAGAAATCACTGAGAGACTGATCTACAGCGgtagcagcagaaggtgactgacggGTGGCCAGCAGGAGCAGCCAGCAAAAGTGGTGAGCAGCAGCTGACAGGGCAGCCAGGTAGCAAGGAGCAGCGGCTGGCGGGGCGGCCGGGCGGCGAGGAGCAGCGGCTGGCGGGGCGGCCGGGCGGCGAGGAGCAGCGGCTGGCGGGGCGGCCGGGCGGCGAGGAGCAGCGGCTGGCGAGGAGCAGTGGCTGGCGGGGCACCGaaccagagcaagtgctcagatggtggagcaagtcaggtgccttcttccccgtgtgggaggtgaactcacacagatgcacctctgcaccctgggtcctcactgaccaaggacagataCTGCGAGTGGGGTATGGTgagagagcagagaggggcaTGGTAAGGGAACTCAAGAACGTGAGGCAGAAGAAGACTCTGCCTCatgctgtgacgaagtgggcctgttcttaatgtttcctccgaatagtgtgggggtgcctcagtttcccctaggcagttcttaagtatctaggtggtggggtaagggtgtatgatcattgcagagccctagagggccggtgtgtgcaggagtctggacacagagaatggccgacaccctgtttcctggtaactgatggcctgggcccttcccccctgcgaggtgagagctaaagggttggagaacaaaggaatcaggtgaccacctggcccaggaaaggaacaaagcccagaggaggaggggctggagggagtttcagtttggggctggctgggacatggagtgaagtgcagacgtggttgtctggctcactgccccccaaaatggacccagctgaggggtcccgttctctgcacctacaagctctgtgttagaccatgttcctgtcgtctaataaactttctgttttactggctagctgagagtcacgtctgactgcgaagttggggtgcaggaccctctggcttccccaggagccccacctgagtggactcgctggggggaagcgcacggaggggcagaggacgctgaatgctccgaggtcagacgcaggaaggtggaagctgtgtgagctgtgtgtcctgcagacaggctgctcacagaaaggcgactaccccagagtcctgactggcttcatggggagcagttccagagcatcgcccagggactccgtgacaactggtgggagcggtgggatgtactgcaccccgtggatggcacttcctgcagtaagtgactggggagcagtaacacgaagggggattgccgaggaccaggcctgctgaaggctcggagaggagcggtttcggggggcggttaacccctgggagtgtgtgaccagcgagaaggactgtgcagtaacagggttcccctggggattgcagcgagcggtccaaggggcggaggagtctgcagctcgaccctggcaaagaggtagtgacctcgagaagggctggcacacgaggggttctccctggaatccgtggggagctgagagcacacaggcctgtgagtccacaacaacttgggaggagcggagtgatggtctgtcaccgtctccttaagaaggacattgtaaccctgtgcaaaaagagagggttgagcattgggaagttcaccaaagcagagttcatcgtgcagctggaggaggatgaccgctctaagggacagattcctgacccccaatggggctatagcaggatctgggagcagctggagtgggagccaggcatccccaagactcctgtccctgaCCAGACGAGgttcttcacgatcgggttccccatcggggaatcggagacggacgggattggagctgagtccgagagagcaagaggactgtgagagacagcgagagcccgagaaagagctgcagaagcagcagcagcatgaactggcggtgggggagcggagaggcctaggggacctccccggggtgagtggggatagaccccggggggccagttccgcagggaacctcgagagtaaattgctgcccctggttaaggagcgGGGGGGTGtagatgcccacctcactgcctttgagcaggctggcgatttgaaccaaggggaccctgcggaaaagccccggtgtctagctcccttgctgggtcccaagtccatagactccgtcagccagatgggtggggaggtggacaggctcccactcctgaccccaacctatatgtctgtgtggagtttcctggggccaggcccctcggacccccagtgggagcggaaggtgatggttaatggggagacattcctggggtggcgagatcctgggacagagagaactggtgtcagaccctgggtggtgcagcctcagatgctgaggggctgtgtgagctgggtgagggtcccagggacgaagcccctcgccttccctatggtccagatccctgtgcagacccaggaggagtgggtctggctggtcgttggggtgccccaggacaccagctgcgagaccctgttgtggggtgactgtgtctctttgggacaggatccaggccctgttcctgtaactgccaagggtttgaatttgaatccagggaaccaatcggcggagagggaaatggtcagtgaaaatgcagatgacctggctggcagcagggaggagccgctaggctcaggatacctgcctgcctgtaaccagacccctggggttgggtgggacagagagatgctccctgcccccttgcacacaagagtggggactctccctggctctgatgcattgaggaaagcagtggcctgccccactgggacagcaagggcagcgctgagcacagtgggagctgagaccccagcagagtggggggagacacaggcagggcagggcatctgtggggagtggcaaggtgcttggtaaggaaagtttggatgagcctaggcagccttgtgatctgatggctgtgtccagtcagcagggtgggaaggcgaggagagcggaagatgagagtccctggaccttacctgttagctgggtggagaattgggacagtgaaggaaatgggtctctgtctgtcaggggtattgacttgcctatggagggagctaccctgatctccaagcagttgt includes:
- the LOC140906225 gene encoding uncharacterized protein, coding for MTALRDRFLTPNGAIAGSGSSWSGSQASPRLLSLTRRGSSRSGSPSGNRRRTGLELSPREQEDCERQREPEKELQKQQQHELAVGERRGLGDLPGVSGDRPRGASSAGNLESKLLPLVKERGGVDAHLTAFEQAGDLNQGDPAEKPRCLAPLLGPKSIDSVSQMGGEVDRLPLLTPTYMSVWSFLGPGPSDPQWERKVMVNGETFLGWRDPGTERTGVRPWVVQPQMLRGCVSWVRVPGTKPLAFPMVQIPVQTQEEWVWLVVGVPQDTSCETLLWGDCVSLGQDPGPVPVTAKGLNLNPGNQSAEREMVSENADDLAGSREEPLGSGYLPACNQTPGVGWDREMLPAPLHTRVGTLPGSDALRKAVACPTGTARAALSTVGAETPAEWGETQAGQGICGEWQGAW